A genomic segment from Pristiophorus japonicus isolate sPriJap1 chromosome 16, sPriJap1.hap1, whole genome shotgun sequence encodes:
- the pde6gb gene encoding phosphodiesterase 6G, cGMP-specific, rod, gamma, paralog b encodes MAANPLEIQPNLKAQEMALTLEPSKPAGEIKSATRVTGGPASARKGPPKFKQRQTRQFKSKPPKKGIQGFGDDIPGMEGLGTDITVICPWEAFNHLELHELAQYGII; translated from the exons ATGGCGGCGAATCCCCTGGAAATTCAACCAAACTTGAAAGCACAAGAGATGGCTCTCACTCTAGAACCCTCGAAACCGGCGGGAGAAATTAAATCAGCCACGAGGGTGACCGGAGGACCAGCATCTGCTAGGAAAGGACCACCAAAGTTCAAACAGAGACAAACAAGACAGTTTAAGAGCAAGCCGCCAAAGAAAGGAATACAAGG GTTTGGTGATGACATTCCTGGAATGGAAGGATTAGGCACAG ATATCACTGTCATCTGCCCCTGGGAGGCCTTCAATCACCTGGAACTACACGAGCTGGCACAATATGGTATCATCTGA